A genomic region of Serratia fonticola contains the following coding sequences:
- a CDS encoding SmdB family multidrug efflux ABC transporter permease/ATP-binding protein — MNKMQKWWPTLRRLLAYGSPYRKPLGLAVLMLWVAAAAEVAGPILIGYFIDNYVAKGQLPLMIVSGLAVAYILLELLAAALHYFQAILFNQAAVGVVQRLRTDVMDAALRQPLSAFDTQPVGQLISRVTNDTEVIKDLYVMVVSTVLKSAALIGAMLVAMFSLDWRMALVAICIFPAVLVVMGIYQYYSTPIVRRVRSYLADINDGFNEVISGMGVIQQFRQQRRFGERMSAASRSHYTARMQTLRLDGFLLRPLLSLFSALVLCGLLMLFGFSGQGVIGVGVLYAFINYLGRLNEPLIELTAQQSILQQAVVAGERIFDLMDRSQQRYGSDDRPLASGRIDIKDLSFAYRSDKKVLQHISLQVPSRGFVALVGHTGSGKSTLANLLMGYYPLSEGEICLDGRPLSSLSHRTLRQGIAMVQQDPVVMAESVLANVTLGRNISEEAVWQALEAVQLAELVRTFPQGIHTRLGEQGNNLSVGQKQLLAMARVLVQAPQILILDEATANIDSGTEQAIQRALRLIREHTTLVVIAHRLSTIVDADSILVLHRGHAVEQGNHQQLLAQQGRYYQMYQLQLVGEELQAAAREETQTV; from the coding sequence ATGAATAAGATGCAGAAGTGGTGGCCAACGCTGAGACGCTTACTGGCCTATGGTTCGCCGTACCGCAAACCCTTGGGGTTGGCCGTATTGATGCTTTGGGTTGCGGCAGCGGCGGAGGTCGCCGGGCCGATTCTGATCGGCTACTTTATCGATAATTATGTCGCCAAAGGCCAGTTACCGTTGATGATCGTCAGCGGTTTAGCGGTGGCTTATATCCTGCTTGAGCTGCTTGCAGCCGCCCTGCATTATTTTCAGGCTATCCTGTTCAATCAGGCGGCAGTAGGCGTCGTGCAGAGATTGCGTACCGATGTGATGGATGCCGCTCTGCGCCAGCCGCTGAGCGCTTTCGATACACAACCTGTCGGGCAATTGATCTCTCGGGTCACCAACGATACCGAAGTTATCAAAGATCTGTATGTGATGGTGGTTTCCACGGTGCTGAAAAGTGCCGCGCTGATCGGTGCGATGCTGGTGGCGATGTTTAGCCTTGACTGGCGTATGGCGCTGGTTGCGATCTGTATCTTCCCGGCGGTGCTGGTGGTGATGGGGATTTATCAATATTACAGTACGCCGATTGTACGGCGGGTACGCAGCTATCTTGCTGATATCAATGATGGTTTTAATGAAGTGATCAGCGGGATGGGCGTGATCCAGCAGTTCCGTCAGCAGAGACGTTTTGGTGAACGCATGAGCGCGGCCAGTCGCTCGCATTACACGGCGCGTATGCAGACGCTGCGGCTGGATGGATTCCTGTTACGCCCTCTGCTCAGCCTGTTTTCTGCGCTGGTGTTGTGTGGCTTGCTGATGCTGTTTGGTTTCAGCGGCCAAGGTGTGATCGGCGTGGGGGTACTGTATGCTTTTATTAACTATCTTGGCCGTTTGAACGAACCTTTAATTGAGTTGACCGCCCAGCAATCAATTCTGCAGCAGGCGGTGGTGGCAGGGGAGCGTATTTTCGACCTGATGGATCGTAGCCAGCAGCGCTACGGCAGTGACGATCGCCCACTGGCTAGCGGGCGTATTGACATCAAGGATCTGAGTTTCGCCTACCGCAGCGACAAAAAAGTGCTTCAGCATATCTCGTTGCAGGTACCGTCGCGGGGATTTGTCGCGTTGGTGGGGCACACTGGGAGTGGTAAGAGCACGCTGGCTAACCTGTTGATGGGGTATTATCCGCTGAGCGAAGGCGAAATTTGCTTGGATGGGCGGCCTTTGTCCTCGCTTTCGCATCGGACCCTGCGTCAGGGTATCGCCATGGTGCAGCAAGATCCGGTGGTGATGGCAGAATCAGTGCTGGCCAACGTCACACTTGGCCGTAATATCAGCGAGGAGGCGGTCTGGCAGGCGCTGGAAGCGGTACAACTGGCCGAACTGGTACGAACATTCCCTCAGGGGATCCATACGCGCCTGGGCGAGCAGGGGAATAACCTGTCCGTTGGTCAGAAACAACTGCTGGCGATGGCCCGCGTATTGGTGCAGGCACCGCAGATCCTGATCCTGGATGAGGCGACTGCCAACATTGATTCTGGAACGGAGCAAGCTATCCAGCGTGCTTTGCGCCTGATCCGCGAACATACCACGCTGGTGGTGATTGCTCACCGCCTCTCCACCATTGTGGATGCGGATTCCATTCTGGTGCTGCACCGTGGCCACGCGGTGGAGCAGGGTAATCATCAGCAACTGCTGGCGCAGCAGGGGCGTTATTATCAGATGTATCAGCTACAACTGGTGGGCGAAGAGTTACAAGCCGCAGCGCGTGAGGAAACTCAAACGGTATAA
- a CDS encoding SmdA family multidrug ABC transporter permease/ATP-binding protein → MRLFAQIGWYFRREWRRYLGAVVLLIIIAILQLLPPKLVGIIVDGVTEKQMSTNVLMAWLGLMLATAIVVYLLRYVWRVLLFGASYQLAVELRENFYRQLSRQNPAFYLRHRTGDLMARATNDVDRVVFAAGEGVLTLVDSLVMGLAVLIVMSTQISWQLTLLSLIPMPIMAIVIKYYGDQLHQRFKSAQAAFSSLNDQAQESMTSIRMIKAFGLEDHQSNQFADVAAQTGAKNMHVARVDARFDPTIYIAIGASNLLAIGGGSWMVVNGSLTLGQLTSFVMYLGLMIWPMLALAWMFNIVERGSAAYSRIRSLLEEAPAVQDGELELPAGRGSLSVDIKAFHYPENAQTALHDVALQLQPGQMLGLCGPTGSGKSTLLSLIQRQFDIDDGHISYHGLALPQIKLDGWRSRLSVVSQTPFLFSDSVANNIALGAPSATQEQIEQAARLASVHEDILRLPQGYETEVGERGVMLSGGQKQRISIARALLLDAEILILDDALSAVDGRTEHQILHNLRSWGQDRTVIISAHRLSALTEASEILVMQHGTVAQRGQHALLAAEPGWYRDMYRYQQLEAALDDAPEHTEEALADE, encoded by the coding sequence GTGAGATTATTTGCTCAAATCGGCTGGTATTTCCGCCGTGAGTGGCGCCGCTACCTCGGGGCTGTTGTGCTGCTGATCATCATTGCCATATTGCAACTGTTGCCGCCTAAACTGGTGGGAATCATTGTTGATGGTGTCACCGAGAAACAGATGTCCACCAACGTGCTCATGGCCTGGCTGGGGCTGATGCTCGCTACCGCGATCGTGGTTTATCTGCTGCGCTATGTGTGGCGAGTGTTGCTATTTGGTGCTTCTTATCAGCTTGCTGTCGAGCTGCGTGAAAACTTCTATCGCCAACTCAGCCGCCAAAATCCGGCGTTTTACCTGCGACATCGCACGGGCGATTTGATGGCACGTGCGACTAATGATGTGGACCGCGTGGTTTTCGCCGCCGGTGAAGGTGTGCTGACGTTGGTGGATTCGTTGGTTATGGGGCTGGCGGTGCTGATCGTGATGAGTACCCAGATCAGTTGGCAACTGACTCTGCTTTCGCTGATCCCGATGCCGATCATGGCGATCGTTATCAAATACTATGGCGATCAACTGCACCAGCGCTTCAAATCGGCGCAAGCGGCGTTTTCCAGCCTAAACGATCAGGCGCAGGAAAGCATGACTAGCATCCGCATGATCAAAGCCTTTGGTCTGGAAGACCATCAATCTAATCAGTTTGCTGACGTGGCGGCGCAAACCGGCGCGAAGAACATGCACGTCGCGCGCGTTGACGCACGTTTTGATCCGACGATTTATATCGCTATCGGTGCTTCCAATCTGTTGGCGATCGGCGGCGGCAGTTGGATGGTGGTCAACGGTTCTCTCACACTGGGGCAACTGACCAGCTTCGTGATGTATCTCGGCCTGATGATCTGGCCGATGCTGGCGCTGGCCTGGATGTTCAATATTGTCGAGCGTGGCAGCGCTGCTTACAGCCGTATCCGCAGTTTGCTGGAGGAGGCGCCAGCGGTGCAGGATGGCGAACTCGAATTGCCTGCCGGACGTGGCAGTTTGAGTGTGGATATCAAAGCGTTTCACTACCCGGAAAACGCCCAGACGGCGCTGCACGATGTGGCATTGCAACTGCAACCAGGGCAGATGCTGGGGCTGTGTGGACCAACGGGATCGGGAAAATCGACTCTGTTATCGTTGATCCAGCGGCAGTTTGATATTGATGATGGCCATATCAGCTATCACGGTTTAGCGCTTCCCCAGATAAAGCTTGATGGATGGCGTTCGCGGCTATCGGTAGTGAGCCAGACCCCCTTCCTGTTCTCAGACAGTGTGGCAAATAACATTGCCCTGGGCGCTCCCTCGGCAACCCAAGAGCAAATTGAGCAGGCTGCGCGCCTGGCTAGCGTGCACGAGGATATTCTGCGTCTGCCGCAGGGCTACGAGACGGAAGTGGGTGAGCGTGGCGTGATGCTCTCAGGGGGACAGAAACAGCGTATTTCGATTGCGCGTGCGCTGCTGCTGGATGCGGAAATCCTGATCCTCGATGATGCACTCTCCGCGGTTGATGGGCGCACAGAGCATCAGATCCTGCACAACCTCCGCAGTTGGGGGCAAGATCGGACGGTGATCATCAGTGCGCACCGCCTTTCAGCCCTGACGGAGGCCAGCGAAATTTTAGTGATGCAACATGGCACGGTGGCACAGCGTGGCCAACATGCGCTGTTGGCCGCTGAGCCAGGTTGGTATCGCGATATGTACCGCTATCAGCAACTGGAAGCGGCACTGGATGATGCGCCTGAACATACCGAGGAGGCGTTGGCCGATGAATAA
- a CDS encoding Lrp/AsnC family transcriptional regulator, with the protein MLDKTDRKLLCMLQQDCTQSLQVLAEAVNLTSTPCWKRLKRLEDEGYIRGRVALLDNEKLGLGLTAFVLIKTQQHSSEWYQKFVALTAQMPEVLAFYRMAGEYDYLMQVEVADMKSYDNFYKRLVTGVPGLIDVTSSFAMEKIKYTTALPVPE; encoded by the coding sequence ATGCTGGATAAAACAGACCGTAAACTGTTGTGTATGCTGCAGCAAGACTGTACCCAATCGCTACAGGTTCTGGCCGAGGCGGTGAATCTGACCTCTACGCCGTGCTGGAAGCGGTTGAAAAGGTTGGAGGATGAAGGCTATATCCGTGGGCGTGTTGCGTTGCTGGATAATGAAAAGCTCGGGCTTGGGCTAACGGCGTTTGTGTTGATCAAAACCCAGCAGCACAGCAGTGAGTGGTATCAGAAATTTGTCGCGCTCACAGCCCAAATGCCTGAGGTGCTGGCGTTCTACCGCATGGCGGGGGAATACGATTATCTGATGCAGGTTGAAGTCGCAGATATGAAAAGCTATGACAATTTCTACAAACGCCTGGTGACCGGAGTGCCGGGGCTGATTGATGTCACCTCCAGCTTCGCCATGGAGAAAATCAAGTATACTACGGCGTTACCGGTGCCGGAGTGA
- a CDS encoding PLP-dependent cysteine synthase family protein, with product MTNAWVKYAIGEIEADFQRSADTHLIRLNLPEFPGIYLYLKDESTHPTGSLKHRLARSLFLYGLCNGWINKNTPIIEASSGSTAVSEAYFARLLGLPFIAVMPSCTARRKVEQIAFYGGRSHFVDHAAQIYAVSEELAKELNGHYMDQFTYAERATDWRGNNNIADSIFRQMAREPYPVPKHIVMSAGTGGTSATLGRYIRYQGHETQLTVVDPENSVFYDCFHDNDRTLIGSCGSRIEGIGRPRAEPSFISSVIDNMLRVPDAASVATIHWLEKILGRKVGASTGTNVWGALQLAKQMREKGEQGAIVTLLCDSGERYLDTYYNSDWINNNIGDLTPYSAQLAKL from the coding sequence ATGACAAACGCTTGGGTAAAATATGCTATCGGTGAAATAGAAGCGGATTTCCAGCGCTCTGCCGACACGCACTTAATACGTTTGAACCTGCCAGAATTTCCTGGCATTTACCTGTATCTGAAGGATGAGAGCACACATCCGACCGGCAGCCTGAAACACCGTCTGGCACGTTCGCTGTTCCTCTACGGTCTGTGCAATGGCTGGATAAACAAAAACACGCCGATTATCGAAGCCTCTTCCGGCAGTACGGCGGTCTCGGAAGCCTATTTTGCACGCCTGCTCGGCCTGCCGTTTATCGCGGTCATGCCCTCCTGCACTGCGCGTCGCAAGGTAGAACAGATCGCCTTCTACGGTGGCCGCAGCCATTTTGTCGATCATGCGGCACAGATTTATGCGGTGTCAGAAGAATTAGCCAAAGAGCTGAACGGACATTATATGGATCAGTTCACCTACGCTGAGCGAGCCACCGACTGGAGAGGCAACAACAATATCGCCGACAGTATTTTCCGCCAGATGGCACGTGAGCCTTACCCGGTCCCCAAACACATTGTGATGAGTGCCGGTACCGGCGGCACCTCGGCAACGCTGGGCCGCTACATCCGCTATCAGGGCCATGAAACACAATTGACGGTGGTCGACCCCGAGAATTCGGTATTCTACGACTGTTTCCATGATAACGATCGGACCCTTATTGGCAGCTGCGGCAGCCGGATCGAAGGCATTGGCCGCCCACGCGCCGAGCCTTCATTTATCTCTTCGGTCATCGACAACATGCTGCGGGTGCCAGACGCAGCCAGCGTCGCCACCATTCACTGGTTGGAAAAAATCCTTGGTCGTAAAGTGGGAGCCTCTACCGGTACCAATGTTTGGGGAGCGCTGCAATTGGCCAAACAGATGCGTGAAAAAGGTGAGCAAGGTGCCATCGTGACCCTGCTATGCGACAGCGGCGAGCGCTATCTGGATACCTATTACAATAGCGACTGGATCAACAATAATATCGGCGATTTGACGCCATATAGCGCTCAGTTGGCCAAACTTTAA
- the cof gene encoding HMP-PP phosphatase — protein sequence MYRLAAFDMDGTLLTPDHRVGAETLAVLNQLIDREMVVTFATGRHFLDAQPIMAQLGLQGYLITGNGTRVYDPQGQQLHATDLPADIAEEVLRTHWRTPASMHVFRDEGWLTEHAVPEMLAAHHLSGFHFQLTDMRRLPASGNSKVCFCAPQEVLVELQEQLYGHFGSRVDLCFSAYDCLEVLPKGCNKGMALEALSRHLEITLADCMAFGDAMNDKEMLAGVGHGVVMGNALPQLKSLLPQLQVIGRCDQQAVAHYLQHWLRSPHLTYSPEL from the coding sequence ATGTATCGGCTGGCGGCTTTCGATATGGATGGCACGTTACTGACCCCCGATCACCGGGTAGGGGCAGAAACGCTGGCCGTGTTGAACCAACTTATCGACAGAGAGATGGTGGTAACCTTTGCCACCGGGCGGCACTTCCTCGACGCTCAGCCAATCATGGCGCAACTGGGTTTGCAGGGCTATTTAATCACCGGCAACGGCACCCGTGTATATGATCCTCAAGGGCAACAACTGCACGCCACGGATTTACCCGCCGATATCGCTGAAGAGGTATTGCGTACTCATTGGCGTACTCCCGCCAGCATGCATGTCTTCCGTGACGAAGGATGGTTGACCGAACATGCGGTGCCGGAGATGCTGGCGGCTCATCACCTTAGCGGTTTCCATTTTCAACTGACCGATATGCGTCGCCTGCCGGCGTCTGGTAACAGCAAAGTCTGTTTCTGCGCTCCCCAGGAAGTCTTAGTCGAGTTGCAGGAACAGTTATACGGACATTTCGGCTCGCGTGTCGATCTGTGTTTCTCTGCCTACGATTGTCTTGAAGTACTGCCAAAGGGCTGCAATAAAGGGATGGCTCTGGAGGCGCTGAGTCGTCATCTGGAAATAACGCTGGCGGACTGCATGGCTTTTGGCGACGCGATGAATGACAAAGAAATGCTGGCCGGAGTGGGGCACGGCGTGGTGATGGGAAATGCGTTGCCACAGCTGAAATCTCTGCTGCCTCAGCTACAGGTTATCGGCCGCTGCGATCAACAGGCGGTGGCTCACTATTTACAACATTGGCTGCGTTCACCACACCTCACCTATTCCCCCGAATTATGA
- a CDS encoding SgrR family transcriptional regulator: MRLVHRLSQYQRLYQQLGSTPVAITVGELAAMFYCSERHARTLVQQMHEQGWLTWHSQAGRAKRAQLRCLKTPDELRAAHLQRLLQQGDHQGALEMAQLAPQHLQELLSPHLGGQWQEGSPTLRIPYYRTLEKLDPLMLTGRAEQHLVATVYAGLTRFNTGNPEPQPDLAHHWQIGENGLRWQFFLRSHLRWHNGEALTGQQLLQTLNNLLNHPRSRPLLSSVATISLPHALCIQFDLHLPDYWLAHRLAELPCLITHPELPALGAGPFKLALNEPHLVRLEQHPYYHLQHPYLESIEYWITPDLLTNKTDTSCQHPVRITIGQQEELAQARPVQRSMSLGWCYLAINQRRGMLSEAQGQKLLALIQHSGLLATLPLPHGVITPSHEMLPGWSLPKHPIEAVELPAKLTLLYRPPVELETMTQALQQLLAAHGCQLEIHYYAGKRWQSAEQVAKADLLLADNLIGEAPEATLESWLRRDVLWQGILKEEDWQHQQQILRHIQQCPTQQQRYNLLKDYYQQLMGAAILTPLFNYQYQVSAPPRIHGVMLTAYGWFDFCQAWLPPPLENVPSPE; encoded by the coding sequence ATGCGCCTGGTTCACCGCCTCAGCCAATATCAGCGCTTGTATCAGCAACTGGGCAGCACACCGGTGGCCATTACCGTTGGGGAGCTGGCAGCGATGTTCTATTGCAGCGAACGCCATGCCCGCACTTTGGTACAACAGATGCATGAACAGGGTTGGCTCACTTGGCATTCGCAAGCCGGGCGCGCTAAACGCGCGCAATTACGGTGTCTGAAGACGCCGGATGAGCTACGCGCCGCTCATTTACAACGTTTGTTACAACAGGGGGATCATCAGGGAGCCTTGGAAATGGCGCAATTAGCGCCGCAACATTTACAGGAACTGTTGAGCCCTCACCTCGGTGGTCAATGGCAGGAAGGCAGCCCCACGTTACGTATCCCTTATTACCGCACGTTGGAAAAACTCGATCCGCTAATGTTAACCGGCCGCGCGGAGCAACATCTGGTCGCGACTGTCTATGCCGGGCTGACGCGCTTTAATACCGGTAACCCCGAGCCACAGCCCGATCTGGCCCATCATTGGCAGATCGGTGAAAATGGCCTGCGTTGGCAGTTCTTTTTACGCAGCCATCTGAGATGGCACAATGGAGAAGCGCTAACCGGCCAGCAATTGCTGCAAACCCTGAACAACTTGCTCAATCACCCCCGCAGCCGGCCATTATTGAGCAGCGTGGCGACAATAAGCCTGCCGCATGCATTATGTATTCAGTTCGATCTGCACCTACCAGACTACTGGCTGGCCCACCGGCTGGCGGAGCTCCCCTGTCTGATAACGCATCCAGAATTACCGGCGCTCGGCGCGGGCCCATTCAAGTTGGCCCTGAATGAACCCCATCTGGTTCGGCTGGAGCAACACCCTTACTACCATTTGCAGCATCCTTATCTGGAAAGTATCGAATACTGGATCACACCCGATTTGCTGACTAACAAGACAGACACCAGTTGCCAACATCCGGTAAGGATCACCATCGGCCAGCAGGAAGAACTGGCCCAGGCAAGACCGGTACAGCGCAGCATGAGCCTGGGATGGTGTTATCTGGCCATCAACCAGCGCCGTGGCATGCTGAGTGAAGCACAAGGTCAAAAGCTGCTGGCGTTAATCCAGCACTCCGGGTTGCTGGCTACCTTGCCACTCCCGCACGGTGTTATTACACCAAGCCATGAAATGCTACCCGGCTGGTCGCTTCCCAAACACCCGATTGAAGCGGTTGAACTACCGGCTAAATTAACGCTGCTTTACCGCCCGCCGGTCGAGCTGGAAACCATGACGCAAGCCTTACAGCAACTGCTGGCCGCACATGGCTGTCAATTGGAAATCCACTATTACGCTGGCAAGCGCTGGCAAAGTGCCGAACAGGTCGCTAAAGCCGATTTGTTGTTAGCAGATAACCTGATTGGTGAAGCACCAGAGGCCACGCTGGAAAGCTGGCTGCGCCGCGATGTTCTGTGGCAAGGGATCTTGAAAGAGGAGGATTGGCAACATCAGCAGCAGATCTTGCGGCATATCCAACAATGCCCCACGCAACAGCAGCGTTACAACCTACTGAAAGACTATTATCAACAGTTGATGGGAGCCGCGATCCTGACGCCTCTGTTTAATTATCAATATCAGGTCAGTGCGCCTCCTCGTATTCATGGTGTGATGCTCACCGCCTATGGCTGGTTTGATTTTTGCCAAGCCTGGCTGCCACCACCGCTGGAGAACGTGCCGTCACCTGAGTAG
- the queC gene encoding 7-cyano-7-deazaguanine synthase QueC, producing the protein MKRAVVVFSGGQDSTTCLIQALHQYDEVHCITFDYGQRHRAEIEVAKALSQTLGAKAHKVLDVGLLNELAISSLTRDNIPVPTYDSSQTDALPSTFVPGRNILFLTLAAIYAYQVEAEAVITGVCETDFSGYPDCRDEFVKALNQAIVLGIARNIRFETPLMWLNKAETWALADYYQQLERIRHDTLTCYNGIQGDGCGECAACHLRANGLQQYQQDKVGVMASLKRKTGLV; encoded by the coding sequence ATGAAACGCGCAGTCGTCGTTTTTAGCGGTGGACAAGACTCCACGACCTGCTTAATTCAGGCATTGCATCAGTATGATGAAGTTCACTGCATCACGTTCGATTACGGCCAGCGTCATCGTGCCGAAATCGAGGTAGCCAAAGCTTTGTCCCAGACGTTAGGAGCCAAGGCGCATAAGGTACTGGACGTTGGGTTACTCAATGAGCTGGCCATCAGCAGCCTGACACGTGACAACATTCCGGTCCCCACCTACGACAGCTCACAGACCGACGCGCTGCCAAGCACCTTTGTGCCGGGCCGCAACATCCTGTTCCTGACATTAGCGGCGATTTATGCCTATCAGGTAGAAGCCGAAGCCGTGATTACCGGCGTGTGCGAGACCGATTTCTCCGGTTATCCCGATTGCCGTGACGAGTTCGTCAAAGCTTTGAATCAGGCTATCGTCTTGGGGATCGCCCGCAATATCCGCTTTGAAACGCCACTGATGTGGCTTAACAAGGCAGAAACCTGGGCACTGGCAGATTATTACCAGCAGTTGGAGCGCATACGCCACGATACGTTGACCTGCTATAACGGCATTCAAGGTGACGGTTGTGGCGAATGTGCAGCCTGTCATCTGCGGGCAAACGGGTTGCAGCAGTACCAACAGGATAAGGTTGGTGTCATGGCCAGCCTGAAGCGGAAAACCGGGCTTGTTTAA
- a CDS encoding acyl-CoA thioesterase, giving the protein MQTYITVRGYHIDVFQHVNNARYLEFLEEARWAWLEDLDAFHWMTQNNIAFIVVNININYRRPAVLGDKLRIDSQMLQLNGKSGVLSQQVTLEPEGTPVADATLTFACVDLKTQRALPIEGELREHLLALQQKDAEA; this is encoded by the coding sequence ATGCAAACTTACATTACGGTTCGTGGCTATCATATTGACGTTTTTCAACATGTTAATAATGCACGTTATCTGGAGTTCCTGGAAGAAGCGCGCTGGGCGTGGCTGGAAGATCTGGACGCATTCCATTGGATGACGCAAAACAACATTGCGTTTATCGTGGTAAACATCAATATCAATTACCGCAGACCGGCGGTGCTGGGTGACAAGCTGCGCATTGACAGCCAAATGCTGCAGTTGAATGGCAAAAGTGGTGTATTAAGCCAGCAGGTCACGCTGGAGCCAGAAGGCACACCGGTTGCCGATGCTACGTTGACCTTTGCCTGTGTCGATCTGAAAACCCAGCGGGCGCTGCCGATCGAAGGGGAACTGCGTGAACATCTGTTGGCGCTACAGCAGAAAGATGCTGAGGCCTGA
- a CDS encoding ComEA family DNA-binding protein, producing the protein MQLIENKTLNRFSRSLKLMLVVAMFSLLGAPAIAAEKPIQGQPQAGAASAKTVNSGGQAEGELQVSINQADAEELASVLNGVGLKKAEAIVRYREQNGPFTEVEQLQEVPGIGPSLVERNRKRLKM; encoded by the coding sequence ATGCAACTGATCGAAAATAAAACCCTCAACCGCTTCTCTCGCTCTCTAAAACTGATGCTGGTAGTGGCCATGTTCAGCCTATTAGGCGCACCGGCTATTGCTGCAGAAAAACCCATTCAAGGGCAGCCACAAGCGGGTGCTGCATCGGCCAAGACCGTCAATAGCGGAGGGCAGGCCGAAGGCGAGTTACAGGTCAGCATCAACCAGGCTGATGCCGAGGAGCTAGCCAGCGTACTGAACGGGGTTGGGCTGAAAAAGGCTGAGGCCATTGTGCGTTATCGGGAGCAGAACGGCCCTTTTACGGAGGTAGAACAACTGCAGGAGGTGCCTGGAATTGGGCCTTCGCTGGTGGAAAGGAATCGTAAACGGCTGAAAATGTGA